The Bacteroidota bacterium DNA segment GATTTGGGCGACGGAAATACCGATACCGTTAAAAACCCTTCGCACACCTATACAAAACCCGGTAAATACCGTATAAAGCTTGTAATATCAAACCCTAACGCTTGTAATTTCTCTGATAGTTTCTTCCGCACTGTTGAGGTGATTGATAAAACAACCCCTGATTTTGAGTTTTCTCAAAACGATTGCGAAGGCAAAAAGGTGGTTTTCAAAAACAAGTCGCCACAATCGTTGGGCTTTTTGTGGAAATTCAGTACAGGTGATACCAGTGTTGCCGAAAACCCCGAATACGAGTTTGCTGAAGCGGGTACTCATAGCATTACGTTGATAACAAACCCCGGTTCTATTTGTGAGGATTCTGTAACCAAATCAATAACCCTTAAAGGCTATACCCAAAGCGATTGGAAATTCCCCAATGTGTTTACTCCTGCCGATGGTAACCAGCTAAACGATTGTTATCAATTTGAAGGGGTATTGGTTGATTGCGATAAAGTAAAGGTGGAGATTTTTAACCGCTGGGGTGAACTGATTTGGAAAACCCAAGAAGCCGGTGCTTGCTGGAACGGAACCCATTTTGAATCTAAAGATGAATTACCGGCAGGTGTTTATTTTGTAATTGCTGAATTGGAGAGGAACGGAGGCGATAAGGTTAAATACAACGGTACAGTAACTCTTATCCGCAAATGAGAACAATACTAATAATCACCCTATTTACAATTATTGGTGCAGGTTGCCGCCCTGCAAAAAACACTACAACTGCCGCAAAAGAGTCTTCACCGTTTCCGGAAGGGACATTAATCGTTCCCCAAACACTTTCTCTTAACAATGCTGATGCAGCCCCGTTTTGCATAACGGTAAAAGAAGGCAAACGTTATAGCTCATTTACGGTAACGATATATAACAGGTGGGGACAAAAGATGTGGAGTGCTGATAAGCAATCGGCGTGTTGGGATGGAACAATGGTTGTTAATAAAGAGAAAACAAAAGCCCCTCAGGGTGTTTATTATCTTGCCATAGAAGCTACCACAGCTGATAATCAAATCTATAAATACACAGCCACATTAACGGTAGTGTAGTTCTAGCTGTTAAGAATAGCGCCCTCCAGGTTTTTTATATCGCCGCGTTTGCCAAGTTCAATGGCTTCTATGTCGGTAATTTTTCCAGCATCTACTTTAAAGCGTACCATGGTTCTCACTGTGTGAAAACCTTTGATACCCGCAGCACCGGGATTAATGTGTAATAAACCAAGCTGACTATCGCGCATTACTTTGAGTATGTGAGAGTGACCGCAAATAAAAAGCTGTGGCGGGCGAGCCATAATTTCACTTCGGATGGCGGGTGAGTACTTGCCCGGATACCCTCCGATATGGGTAATCAGCACATCAACACCTTCACAAACAAAACGGTTGTTTAGGGGGTGTTCTGTTCTCAGTTCATGCCCGTCAATATTGCCCCATACGCCGCGCAGGGGCTTTAGTTTTTTTATGTAATCACTTACTGCTAAAGTACCCCAATCGCCTGCATGCCATACCTCATCGGCCTGCTCAATGTGGTTAAGCATCCGTTGGTCAAGAAAGCCGTGCGTATCCGAAAGCAGTAAGATTTTTTTCATCTCTGCAAAGTAAACACCAAGGCGTTCTAATCTCCTTATTACCCTTCAAATTTTTTGAAGATGACAATGGCATTATGTCCGCCAAAACCAAACGTATTGCTCATAGCTATTTTCACGTCTTTAGTAATTGCCTTTTGGGTAATTATGTTTAGGTCCTTTGGGATAGCAGGGTCTATTTCAGTTACGCCCATAGTAGCCGGAACAATTCCTGTACGGATGGCCTGTATGCTGGCTATGGCTTCAATTGCACCCGCACCGCCCAACAAATGCCCCGTCATGGATTTGGTGGCACTTACTACCAAATTGGGGTTATTGCCAAACAAACGGTGAATTGCATTTACCTCGCTCAAATCGCCAATTTCTGTAGACGTAGCGTGCGCGTTTATGTAATCGATGTCTGTAGTTTGTAGTCTTGCATCCTCCAATGCCAGTTTCATGGCAGTGTAGGCTCCTTCGCCTTCGGGGTGGGTTGCCGACATATGGTAGGCATCAGCCGTCATTGCTGCGCCCACAAGTTCTGCAAAAATGGGTGCTCCACGTTTTATAGCGTGTTCGTATTCTTCTAACACCAATGCGCCCGCACCTTCACCCAATACAAATCCATCACGCTGACTATCAAAAGGTCGTGAAGCAGTGACCGGGTCGTCGTTTCGTGTTGAAAGGGCTTTAATTGACGAGAAACCACCGATAGCGGCGGGGGTGATGGCTGCTTCTGAACCGCCTGAAATTATCACATCGGCTTTGCCCCAACGGATATAGTTAAAGGCATCCATAAAGGCTGAGTTGGATGCCGCACAAGCCGTAATTACAGTATAGTTTATCCCTTTAAACCCGTGCTTGATGGAGATTGCTCCCGAGGCCATGTTGGGGATTGTTTTTAAGATAAAATAGGGGTTGAATCGTGGTGTGCCGTCGCTTTTGGCAAATTCGCTCACTTGCTCCTCAAACGTGGTAAATCCACCGTTGCCCGACCCCCAAATAACACCGGCGCGGGTATAATCCAATTCGCTGTCTTTTATCCCTGACTGTTTTAATGCCTGATGAACAGCCCCCAACGCATATTGTACAAATAAATCGTATTTGCGCACCTCCGCTTTCTCAAGATATTCCAATGGGTCAAATCCTTTTACCTCACAAGCAAAGCGGGTTTTAAACTTTTCAGTATCAAAACGGGTAATGGGTGCTGCTCCGCTTTTACCGTTTTTAAGGGCATCAAAAAATGCCTCTACATTATTACCCAGCGGGGTAATTGCACCCATGCCGGTTACTACAACTCTTCTCATCTTATTTGTTGGGGTTAATGCTGTTTAAAACAGCTTGTTTTAGGGTATCGAAACTATCTGTACCCAGTATGCGGCCCAATTGTGTTGCGGCCATCATGTTGGTGATAATTAATAAAGCTTTGGTGGCCGGCGGTTCATTAAATGATAATAAACCTTTTTGCAAGCCGTTTTCAAGGGTATTTGTTAGCCATTCATAAATGCCTGACGCCATTTTTTTCATGTGCGGTTTTGCTTCTTCATCAACCGTGTCCCAGTCGGTAGCCATAGCTCCTACAAAGCATACGCTGTTATTGCAAAAAGCATCCGTATATATCTCTAAAAAATGCCTCACTTGTTCCGGTTCATTCAGCCCCGACACCTCTTTTATAAATACTTCAAACTTTTGAATTTGAAACTGTATTACTGAAATCAGTAAGTCGGTTTTTGTAGGGAAATGGTAATGGATGGCGGCATTCTTAACCCCTAAAGGTTTTGAAATGTTTTGGTAGCTAAAGGCGTTATAGCCCTTTTGCCTGATAAGTATGTCGCCCAACTGGATTATAGTTTCTTTGGTGGCAGTCATAAATCACCACAAATATACTTACTTATTAGTAAGTAAGCAAATGAAGTATAAAAAAACCGCAAGGTTAGTTGCGGTTTTCAAATGTCTTAGGCTACGCCAGCAGCTTTCATGTGTTTAGCATGAGAGATGAAGGCCGAGAACATGGTGGGGAATTCTTTGTATGAAACGTTAAACTCCTTGCAGGTTTCGCGCACTATTTTATTAATGTTTGGGTAGTGTATGTGGCTGATTTTAGGGAACAAGTGATGTTCAACCTGAAAGTTAAGACCGCCTAACAACCAGCTAAGTACTTTGCTGCGTGTAGCAAAGTTTACGGTGGTGTTTATTTGGTGGATAGCCCATTCGGTTTCAACGTTAACGCCTGCATTTTCATCAGTAGATAAAAAGTGTGCGTCTTCAACCACGTGAGCTAATTGGAACACAACCGCTACAATAATACCGGCAGTGAAAGCAAGAATAAGGTAGCCAACTATTGCTGAAGTAAAACCAACGGTGAAACCGGGGATAATAACAAAGATGATGATGTGTAATACTTTTGAAATCCAGAAGCTAAAGTGTTGACCAAGAGTCATTTTACGCATAGGGGTATGTTCAGATACACGGCTTAGGAAATACTTCTTAAAGTCTTGCCAAAACACCCAAAATAGGTAAGTTAAACCATACAAAGCCATAAAATAAACGTGTTGGAAACGGTGAAACCAGTATTTAGGCTGGTCTGCGTGTACACGGATAAAAGGCCTGATGTCAATATCGTCATCCATCCCTTCGATGTTGGTAAAAGAGTGGTGGTTAACGTTGTGTTTCAAATTCCAGATATAAGCATTGCCACCCAAAAGGTTTAGGGCAAATGCCATAAATTTATTCAAAGTAGGATTGGTAGAGTAACTACCGTGTGAACCATCGTGCATTACATTAAAACCGATAGCAGCGAATGTGCCACCTAACAATACGCATAACAACACGTTAATCCAAACGGAGGAAGGTGTGAAGAAGGTAACAACCGTGTAAGCGGCGATAAGAACGGCAAACAATATGATTGTTTTTGAATACAACTTAAAGTTGCCGGTGGTTTTTAACTGTGTTTGCTTGAAGTACGAATCTACACGTTTGCGGAGAGTGGAGAAAAACTCGGGGTTTTTGTTGCTAAAGTGTACTTTGGCCATTTATTAATATTGTAATTTAAGTTGTACAAAAGTAATCTTTATAATTCATAATACAGCTGTAATATTATGCACTACTTTGCGCAGTTTTGCTTAATTAAAGTTTGTACATCTGTAACCTCTTTATACAAAGCCGCTACAAAGGCATTTTTCTTATCTCGGGTGTTTAGTAATGCTTCTGTTTTTTTTGCAATGATTAACTGGTTAGCCTTGTTAAGACATACGCAGGCGTTGTATTTATCGTGCTTGGTAAGCAACACCTTTGCTTTGGTGGTATATGCCCTAATATTGTTAGTGTCTTGCTCAATAGCATAGTTGGCAAACAGCATCGCAGAGTCTTTTAATCCGTTTTTAAGGTAAATATCCGCTGCTAAACTTCCCCTGCCGCCGCTTTGGTATATGTCGGGCAGTTGTTTGAGTGTTTGCAGGGCTTTTAGGTTTTGTCCGGCATAGTTGTAGGTGCTTGCCAAGTTGTTTAGAACCCCCGTTAGCATATTGTCTTCAAGACTCATTAGCTTTAGCTTTTCGTAGTATTGGATAGAGGTTTTAAAATCGCCCCCGTAACGGTATAATGAAGCAAGGCTGAAATACGCATCAATTTTGTAGGAAGCTGAGGTATCAAGGGTAAGGAAGTCGTTAATCAAACCAATGGTTTGCGCCACTCTGTCGGTTCTAAGACTGTCGTATATTAATTTAAAATTTAATTCGCCTAAAATACCCTTTAATGCCAGCGAGTTACTATCTAAACGGTACAAACTGTCGGCTTTGCGAATGAAAGCCTCGTTTAAGGGGCGTTTACTGTCTATATACTCCATTAAATGGATGTATTTGGCTAAGTCTTCTTTCGAGGGTTCAAGCTGGGCGTTGGCACCCAAAAATCCTGTAATAAATAATGCGATTAGTGTAATTTTTTTCATAAGTAATTATTCAACCAGCCTATAACGTATAAAGGCCGCAAACAAATATAGGTATCCCCTTAAATAACGAAGGTTTTTTCCTACAAAAGGACTTTTGAAGGTGATATTTTATTTAAATACTCCAAAGATTTCTTCAACTCTTTTTTTTCGATATTCAAAAATTTCATTCAACTTACTTTTTACCAAAATAGGGTGAGCTATATCTCCCAGTATGCCCAATGGCATCTTGTAATCAACAATATCCGTCATCTCAACGCCCCCTTCAATGGGTTTAAAAAAATGTTGGTGGTGCCACATGGCATAAGGCCCGAAGCGTTGCTCATCAATAAAGTATTCCTTATCCTTTACCTGTGTAATTTCAGTCATCCAGCTTACGGGTATGCCAAAAAGCGGACGCATTTTATAGGTAATAATCATGCCTGCGTATACCTTTTGCCCTTCGGGGTGGCTTGATGTAATATCAAACCCCATAGAAGTAGGTGTAATTTCTTTCAGGTTTTTGTGTGAGGTGAAAAAGTCCCATACCTCATCAATACCCGCAGGAACATTTTGTATGCTCGAAATTTGGTAAAACGCCATGTGTATTAATCTCTTTGAATTGAATTAACAAAAGCTACAGTATTTAGTTTTACCAAAATGATGATAACTGTAATCGGTTTATTCAACAGTTTCGGTATCATTTTCTACGCCCAAGAGGGTATTTATTTCTTCTGCTAATTGCCCAACAATGTGTTCGTCCTCAGCACTTCCTGTTACCAGCCATTTCTTAATTGCTTCGTATTGTTTTTTTCGCAATAGCGAATATTCAAACAAAAAGCTCCTGTATGTTTCAAGTTGTTCAGGTAAGTTTTCATTGTTTTCCAAACTCATAAGGTTTGTACACCGTTCCCAATTTTTAATGCCTTCGTCAATTTGTTGCTGCTGTGAGGCTAAAGATAGAGTGCTCCATTTTTCAAATACCGAAAGTGTTTTTTGTTCAATTTCTACAAATTCAGTCCTGTGGTTTTCGTAGTTTAAAACCGTTTTCGGAGCAAAAGAAAAGCCTGTGTACAATGCTGCAACAAGTGCAAGTCCGCCAATGGTGCTGGCCAAATAAGAAGGACGGTTATTTTGTTTTGCCAACGTAAAATCAATACAAAACAGGTAGCAGAAAAGCCCACCGGTTATAAGTCCTCCAATGTGTGCTGAGTTATCAATGTTTGATTTAGTGAAACCATAAAACAAGTTATACCCTACAAACAATAACATACTTGTAAGAAATGCCTTGCGTTCTTCTTTTTCGATAAGTTTTGTGGTGAGCAATGCTAAAAAAGCACCGTATAAACCAAAAACAGCACCCGATGCACCGGCACCCACCGCAAACGTATTGAAGTATAAACTGGCAACATTACCGCCAATACCTGCAATGAGGTACAGAATTAAAAAACGCCACTTGCCTATAAGCGGTTCTAGAAACACCCCAACATACAATAAGGCATAAAGATTAAGTAATAGATGCAAAATGCCGTAGTGCAAAAAGCAAGCAGTAAGCAAACGCCAAGGCTCGCCGCCAAGTGTATTTACACTAAATGAGCCTCCCCAACTTAATACAACTTCTGTTGTTGGCTCAAAAAAGTTGGCGCCGCTTGCTACCATCAGTATAAAAACAATAATGTTTGCAAACATTATTAGCGGAGTAAACAGATATTCTTTTGTAGGGGTAATTATCCTTAGAAAACTTTTAAAGCCGCTTTCGTTTTCAATGGTGTTTTGGCTGTGTTGATGTTTCAATGAGTCAACAGTTTGCAACAAAGTACTGATGCTTGCGGTATCTGTTAGCGAAAGGTCATTTGTGTTAAGATTAATAAGAGTTATAATAACCCCGTTTTCTTCAAAGTCTATTTTGATTCCATTCCCTGTATAAACCCCACCATCACTTACTTCAATGTTAATTGAATTATCATTTTCAGAGGTTGCTTTCCAGCCCAGCTCTTGTGCGGCTTGAATACAAAACACTTTAAACTGCTCAATATCATCAGCAGGGATTGATATTTGACGGTAGTTATTAGGGTTGCTCATAAATACAATAATAAACTATTGATTCTGTTGATTGTCAAACTTTGTTATATCCCCTTAATCTCACTAATATTGACGGGGTAAACGGAGCTTATTTATGAAACTTTATACCATTGATACCGGATATTTTAAGTTAGACGGCGGAGCTATGTTTGGGGTAGTACCCAAAAGCATTTGGAACCGCCTGAACCCTGCCGATGATAATAATATGTGCAATTGGGCCATGCGTTGTTTGCTGGTGCAGGATGGCAACCGTTTGATTTTGATTGATAACGGTATTGGCGATAAGCAAGACGATAAGTTTTTTGGTTATTACTACCTGAACGGTAACGATACGTTAGAGAAATCGTTGCAAAAGCACGGGTTTACCCGCGATGATATTACCGATGTATTACTTACCCACCTGCATTTTGACCATTGCGGGGGTAGCTTGTTATGGAATGCCGACCGCACAGGATATGAGCCGGCTTTTAAAAACGCAACATACTGGACTAATGAGGCACATTGGAAACATGCCAACTCACCCAATAAAAGAGAAAAAGCTTCGTTCTTAAAAGAAAATTTTGTGCCCTTGCAAGAAGCAGGAGTGTTAAAGTTTGTGCCCGATAGTTTGCAATTTAGTGATAACATACGCATTATACTTGGCTACGGACATACCGAGGCGATGATGATGCCCATTATTACCTACGGGGATAAGACAGTAGCTTATATGGCCGATTTGATACCCTCAGCGGCACACATCAACCCGGTGTATGCTATGAGCTACGATATACGCCCGTTGCAAACCATTGAAGAACGTACTGCTTTTAACCGCGAGGCAATGGACAACAATTACATTTTGTTTTTTGAACACGACCCAAGCGTTGAGTGCGCTACTATTAAACAAACCGAGCGCGGCGCAGTAATTGACCAAGTACTTACCATAGCTGATTTATAACCTATAAATGAAGAACATACTAAAGGGTATTACAGTAGTTGCCTGCTTATTGGTTACCCTGCTTGCGGGTGCCCAAACCGCCCCAAAAACAGTATTGATTGTTTTTGCAGAAGATAGCCATATACGAATTCCTTTTTCGTTTTTAAAGAATAAGGAAGTAGGGGAGACTGATACTGCGCCAATAAAATACTTAACCCTTAAATACGGCTTTTATAACACCCTTGCTGAACGGTTGGCAAACAATGGATACCGACCAATGGGTGGGGTTAGTGGTAATCTTAATCAATCGCGTTTGTACACCACCGATAAGTGGTTTTTTACCGATTCGGCAGCTATAAAGTCTGAAAAGAAAGGCTCGTATGAGGCAACATTGGTAAATAACGACAACCGTAATTATTACTCAATGTACCTGAATGCCGACTCGGCATCATACATCCTGATGATTAACAAAATAGAAGTACACACCAATATATTCCGCAACTTGTTTACGGTAGCTAATTACTGTTTAGATGTGCATTTTGATGTGTATGACCGTGATATGAAACGGCTGTGCGGTCGTTACCTGCGTAAAAAAGTACGTATGAGCAGAGGGACTTATTGGTCGTCGTTCACCAAGCAATTCAACACCTTACCCGATGAATTGGCCTTGTATTTTGTGAACATGAAAAAGTAAGGAACAGTCTCAAAAGTCAAAACTATATAAAGCAACAATTAGGGGGAGCTTGTTTAGCCACTAAGTCGCGAAGCCGCCAAGTAATAATTATTTTGCGCCTTAGTGTCTTCGGACAGATTAATTAACACAGGCGTTTGAGACAACTCTAAACGCATGAATCGAGTCGGACTTCATGCCCGCCGCTAATGTTTAAGCATAAATTATTTTTGAATTCCTTTCAACCATTTAGAAACTTCGAGTCTATATAGAAGTATGAAAAAACTTGTAGTCTTATTGTTTTCGTTGGGCTTGTTTGTCGCCGCCAAATCACAAAACTATTACTTTCCCCCTGTGGTAGGCAGTCAATGGGATACCGTATCACCTGTATCGCTTAACTGGTGTACAAGTCGGTTGGATACGGTATATAAATACCTTGACTACAAGGATAGCAAAGCCTTTATCATACTTAAAGGCGGTAAAATAGCCGTAGAAAAGTACTTTGATGCTTTCACACAAGATTCGGCTTGGTATTGGGCTTCAGCAGGTAAAACGCTAACTGCATTTTTGGTAGGCATGGCACAGCAAGACGGTAAATTGAGCATAAGCGATACCACCAGCAAGTTTTTAGGCAAAGGCTGGACAAGCTGCACTCCTCAGCAAGAAGACAAGATTACTCTTTGGCACCACCTTACCATGACTACAGGGCTAGATGATGTAATTGCCCCAACTCCTCAGGTGCCTGACCCCGACAATTGCATGGAGCCTGCGTGCTTGCAATACAAAGCCGATGCGGGCACACGCTGGGCTTACCACAACGCTCCCTACCGCATTTTGCACGAAATACTGGATAGTGCCACCAGATTTAACATTAATCAATACACGGTGTTAAAACTGCGCAATACCACCGGAATACAAGGTCTTTGGTACGATGGTGTGTTTTACAGCCGTCCCCGTGAAATGGCTCGCTTTGGGTCGTTAATGATAAATAAAGGCAAATGGGGCAATACAGTTGTACTGCCTGATACTAATTATCTAAAAGCTGCCACCAACACTTCACAGAGTATCAACCCTTCGTACGGGTATTTGTGGTGGTTAAATGGTAAATCAACCTATAAAATACCTGATGTGCAGCTTACGTTCAACGGACCTTTAGTGCCTAACGCTCCCGCAGATATGGTTGCAGCTTTGGGAAAGAACGACCAAAAGTTGTACGTGATACCCAGCATGGACATGGTGATTGTGCGCATGGGCAATGATAGCGGACAACCCGTAGCCGCAGTTTCATCATTTGATAACGAGTTGTGGGGGCTGTTGAAAGATGTTTTTTGCCCTAACGGACCTGTTTCTGTTAATGAGCCAAGCAAACAAAGCGTAGTTAAAATATACCCCAATCCTGCAAACAATGTATTGTTTACCGAAGGGGAGGGGCAACTACTGATAACCGATATAAACGGACGTATTGTTTTGCAATCGCAAGTTTCAGGTATAAAGGAGTTTTCAATACAGCACCTTTCAACAGGTGTGTACACCTTACGCCTTATCAACGAGGGGGGTACGCAA contains these protein-coding regions:
- a CDS encoding serine hydrolase; its protein translation is MKKLVVLLFSLGLFVAAKSQNYYFPPVVGSQWDTVSPVSLNWCTSRLDTVYKYLDYKDSKAFIILKGGKIAVEKYFDAFTQDSAWYWASAGKTLTAFLVGMAQQDGKLSISDTTSKFLGKGWTSCTPQQEDKITLWHHLTMTTGLDDVIAPTPQVPDPDNCMEPACLQYKADAGTRWAYHNAPYRILHEILDSATRFNINQYTVLKLRNTTGIQGLWYDGVFYSRPREMARFGSLMINKGKWGNTVVLPDTNYLKAATNTSQSINPSYGYLWWLNGKSTYKIPDVQLTFNGPLVPNAPADMVAALGKNDQKLYVIPSMDMVIVRMGNDSGQPVAAVSSFDNELWGLLKDVFCPNGPVSVNEPSKQSVVKIYPNPANNVLFTEGEGQLLITDINGRIVLQSQVSGIKEFSIQHLSTGVYTLRLINEGGTQTQKLIKE
- a CDS encoding SRPBCC family protein, producing the protein MAFYQISSIQNVPAGIDEVWDFFTSHKNLKEITPTSMGFDITSSHPEGQKVYAGMIITYKMRPLFGIPVSWMTEITQVKDKEYFIDEQRFGPYAMWHHQHFFKPIEGGVEMTDIVDYKMPLGILGDIAHPILVKSKLNEIFEYRKKRVEEIFGVFK
- a CDS encoding MBL fold metallo-hydrolase, translated to MKLYTIDTGYFKLDGGAMFGVVPKSIWNRLNPADDNNMCNWAMRCLLVQDGNRLILIDNGIGDKQDDKFFGYYYLNGNDTLEKSLQKHGFTRDDITDVLLTHLHFDHCGGSLLWNADRTGYEPAFKNATYWTNEAHWKHANSPNKREKASFLKENFVPLQEAGVLKFVPDSLQFSDNIRIILGYGHTEAMMMPIITYGDKTVAYMADLIPSAAHINPVYAMSYDIRPLQTIEERTAFNREAMDNNYILFFEHDPSVECATIKQTERGAVIDQVLTIADL
- a CDS encoding acyl-CoA desaturase; translation: MAKVHFSNKNPEFFSTLRKRVDSYFKQTQLKTTGNFKLYSKTIILFAVLIAAYTVVTFFTPSSVWINVLLCVLLGGTFAAIGFNVMHDGSHGSYSTNPTLNKFMAFALNLLGGNAYIWNLKHNVNHHSFTNIEGMDDDIDIRPFIRVHADQPKYWFHRFQHVYFMALYGLTYLFWVFWQDFKKYFLSRVSEHTPMRKMTLGQHFSFWISKVLHIIIFVIIPGFTVGFTSAIVGYLILAFTAGIIVAVVFQLAHVVEDAHFLSTDENAGVNVETEWAIHQINTTVNFATRSKVLSWLLGGLNFQVEHHLFPKISHIHYPNINKIVRETCKEFNVSYKEFPTMFSAFISHAKHMKAAGVA
- a CDS encoding TetR/AcrR family transcriptional regulator, which gives rise to MTATKETIIQLGDILIRQKGYNAFSYQNISKPLGVKNAAIHYHFPTKTDLLISVIQFQIQKFEVFIKEVSGLNEPEQVRHFLEIYTDAFCNNSVCFVGAMATDWDTVDEEAKPHMKKMASGIYEWLTNTLENGLQKGLLSFNEPPATKALLIITNMMAATQLGRILGTDSFDTLKQAVLNSINPNK
- the fabF gene encoding beta-ketoacyl-ACP synthase II; the protein is MRRVVVTGMGAITPLGNNVEAFFDALKNGKSGAAPITRFDTEKFKTRFACEVKGFDPLEYLEKAEVRKYDLFVQYALGAVHQALKQSGIKDSELDYTRAGVIWGSGNGGFTTFEEQVSEFAKSDGTPRFNPYFILKTIPNMASGAISIKHGFKGINYTVITACAASNSAFMDAFNYIRWGKADVIISGGSEAAITPAAIGGFSSIKALSTRNDDPVTASRPFDSQRDGFVLGEGAGALVLEEYEHAIKRGAPIFAELVGAAMTADAYHMSATHPEGEGAYTAMKLALEDARLQTTDIDYINAHATSTEIGDLSEVNAIHRLFGNNPNLVVSATKSMTGHLLGGAGAIEAIASIQAIRTGIVPATMGVTEIDPAIPKDLNIITQKAITKDVKIAMSNTFGFGGHNAIVIFKKFEG
- a CDS encoding rhomboid family intramembrane serine protease, which codes for MSNPNNYRQISIPADDIEQFKVFCIQAAQELGWKATSENDNSINIEVSDGGVYTGNGIKIDFEENGVIITLINLNTNDLSLTDTASISTLLQTVDSLKHQHSQNTIENESGFKSFLRIITPTKEYLFTPLIMFANIIVFILMVASGANFFEPTTEVVLSWGGSFSVNTLGGEPWRLLTACFLHYGILHLLLNLYALLYVGVFLEPLIGKWRFLILYLIAGIGGNVASLYFNTFAVGAGASGAVFGLYGAFLALLTTKLIEKEERKAFLTSMLLFVGYNLFYGFTKSNIDNSAHIGGLITGGLFCYLFCIDFTLAKQNNRPSYLASTIGGLALVAALYTGFSFAPKTVLNYENHRTEFVEIEQKTLSVFEKWSTLSLASQQQQIDEGIKNWERCTNLMSLENNENLPEQLETYRSFLFEYSLLRKKQYEAIKKWLVTGSAEDEHIVGQLAEEINTLLGVENDTETVE
- a CDS encoding metallophosphoesterase family protein, with translation MKKILLLSDTHGFLDQRMLNHIEQADEVWHAGDWGTLAVSDYIKKLKPLRGVWGNIDGHELRTEHPLNNRFVCEGVDVLITHIGGYPGKYSPAIRSEIMARPPQLFICGHSHILKVMRDSQLGLLHINPGAAGIKGFHTVRTMVRFKVDAGKITDIEAIELGKRGDIKNLEGAILNS
- a CDS encoding PKD domain-containing protein, with translation SYAVDAKFDVTPTLGCNPMKVQITDHSFNATIYNWDLGDGNTDTVKNPSHTYTKPGKYRIKLVISNPNACNFSDSFFRTVEVIDKTTPDFEFSQNDCEGKKVVFKNKSPQSLGFLWKFSTGDTSVAENPEYEFAEAGTHSITLITNPGSICEDSVTKSITLKGYTQSDWKFPNVFTPADGNQLNDCYQFEGVLVDCDKVKVEIFNRWGELIWKTQEAGACWNGTHFESKDELPAGVYFVIAELERNGGDKVKYNGTVTLIRK